The following coding sequences lie in one Apium graveolens cultivar Ventura chromosome 1, ASM990537v1, whole genome shotgun sequence genomic window:
- the LOC141675040 gene encoding RPM1-interacting protein 4-like, which produces MALRTEVPKFGNWENEDVPYTTYFDNARNVKSGAKMSPDVPEDNTDTLLNEKQSSKVSLSQKEGNLPAIKTGANHSSQQRHGVVRSVNKSESESPKDPDASRPRHERRLSHGEGDLKRSNDSSLRQEADSRKAVNSPHHGLGGISTDSPRRVSRQGVGSDRSVEQSPLHPNHQTRLGNKNSGVSSPSWERKSTLDSSHGLPSTPGRSRLRSVTRGGDDTPDDSPAVPKFGDWDESDPASGEGYTQVFDRVREEKQSGTGKVPIMPTESSYSNGHKQYGNDSPKGCFCFPWGKK; this is translated from the exons ATGGCA CTTAGAACAGAGGTACCAAAGTTTGGTAACTgggaaaatgaagatgttccgTATACCACCTATTTTGATAATGCAAGAAATGTTAAAAGTGGTGCCAAGATGAGCCCTGATGTTCCTGAAGACAATACTGATACGCTTCTGAATGAAAAACAGTCATCGAAAGTCTCACTCTCTCAAAAAGAAGGTAACTTACCCGCAATCAAGACAGGCGCTAACCACTCCTCTCAGCAACGTCACGGTGTTGTGAGATCCGTCAACAAGTCAGAATCTGAATCACCCAAGGACCCAGACGCATCAAGACCAAGGCATGAGCGCCGACTGAGCCATGGAGAAGGTGATCTTAAAAGATCAAATGACTCCTCATTGCGCCAGGAAGCTGATAGCAGGAAAGCTGTTAACTCACCACACCATGGTCTTGGAGGAATTAGTACTGATAGCCCTAGAAGGGTTTCAAGGCAAGGTGTGGGTTCTGACCGCAGTGTTGAACAGTCACCACTGCATCCAAATCACCAGACAAGGCTTGGAAACAAAAACAGTGGTGTATCTTCTCCCTCATGGGAAAGAAAGAGCACTCTTGATAGTAGCCATGGCTTACCTTCCACTCCTGGAAGATCTAGATTGAGATCAGTTACACGAGGCGGCGATGACACT CCTGATGATAGTCCTGCAGTTCCAAAATTTGGTGATTGGGATGAAAGTGACCCTGCATCAGGTGAAGGGTACACTCAAGTATTTGACAGGGTGCGAGAGGAGAAACAGAGTGGTACAGGAAAAGTGCCCATCATGCCGACTGAGTCTTCTTACTCGAACGGACACAAGCAATATGGCAATGACAGCCCAAAG GGCTGTTTTTGCTTTCCGTGGGGTAAAAAATGA
- the LOC141675030 gene encoding beta-galactosidase 9 has protein sequence MVSTQITLPCLLLLTTAIIAVAGEYFTPFNVSYDHRALIIDGRRRMLISAGIHYPRATPQMWPDLIAKSKEGGADVIQTYVFWSGHEPVKGKYNFQGRYDLVKFVKLVGSNGLYLHLRIGPYVCAEWNFGGFPVWLRDVPGIEFRTNNEPFKEEMQRFVKKIVELMREENLFSWQGGPIIMLQIENEYGDIEGSFGQKGKDYVKWAAKMAVGLGAGVPWVMCRQVDAPEYILDACNGYYCDSFRPNSKKKPMLWTENWDGWYAYWGGPLPHRPVEDLAFAVARFFQRGGSFQNYYMYFGGTNFGRTSGGPNYITSYDYDAPLDEYGLLSQPKWGHLKDLHAAIKLCEPALVAADSPQYMKLGPKQEAHVYRGNILDEGQIRTFSKSGSICAAFLANIDEHKAADAEFLGQVYTLPPWSVSILPDCKHVAFNTAKVGAQTSIKLVELNLPSSKMYIPQLLMFQEEVTYIAHDWMTLKEPIGLWSNNNFTSRSIMEHLNVTKDKSDYLWYTTRIYISDDEISFWEENEVSPELSIDSMRDLVRIFINGELSGSAKGQWIKVVHPIQLVQGYNDIVLLSETVGLQNYGAFLEKDGAGFRGRIKLTNSKNGDIDLTESSWTYQVGLKGEFLKLYTREKAESVRWTKLTPVATPSIFSWYKTYFDAPGGTDPVVLNLGSMGKGQAWVNGHHIGRYWNLVSPKGGCRSCDYRGAYSSDKCTTNCGDPTQIWYHVPRSWLQRNQNLLVMFEETGGNPSKITINTISSQTICGQVPETHYPPLQMWWHPDITKGKISINDVTPELHLQCEDEHTISSIEFASYGTPQGKCQYFSEGNCHAPNSLSVVSQACEGRNSCSIKVSNAVFGDPCRGTVKTLSVEARCSPSSFSRSASMK, from the exons ATGGTCTCAACTCAAATTACACTCCCATGTTTACTCCTCCTTACTACGGCGATCATCGCCGTCGCCGGAGAGTATTTCACGCCGTTCAATGTGAGTTACGATCATCGAGCTTTGATCATCGACGGTCGTCGCCGAATGCTCATTTCCGCCGGTATTCACTACCCTAGAGCCACTCCTCAG ATGTGGCCTGATCTGATTGCAAAGAGCAAGGAAGGTGGCGCAGATGTTATCCAAACATACGTATTTTGGAGTGGTCATGAACCAGTTAAAGGAAAG TATAACTTTCAAGGAAGATATGATCTCGTCAAGTTTGTGAAGCTAGTGGGATCAAATGGCCTCTATCTTCATCTACGGATAGGTCCTTATGTTTGCGCCGAGTGGAACTTTGG GGGCTTTCCTGTCTGGCTTCGTGATGTGCCTGGTATCGAATTTCGTACTAACAATGAGCCATTTAAG GAGGAGATGCAGCGTTTCGTGAAAAAGATAGTTGAACTTATGCGGGAGGAAAATCTCTTTAGCTGGCAAGGTGGCCCAATTATTATGTTGCAG ATTGAGAATGAGTATGGGGATATTGAGGGCTCTTttggacagaaaggaaaggaCTATGTAAAATGGGCTGCCAAAATGGCTGTTGGACTTGGTGCTGGTGTTCCATGGGTTATGTGCAGACAAGTAGATGCTCCAGAATACATA CTAGATGCCTGTAATGGATACTATTGCGACAGTTTTAGACCAAATTCAAAAAAGAAACCAATGCTTTGGACAGAAAATTGGGATGGATG GTATGCATATTGGGGTGGTCCACTACCCCATAGACCAGTTGAAGACCTAGCATTTGCAGTTGCTCGTTTTTTTCAACGTGGAGGAAGCTTTCAGAATTATTATATG TATTTTGGTGGTACGAACTTCGGAAGGACTTCTGGAGGTCCAAATTATATCACTAGTTATGACTATGATGCCCCCCTCGATGAATACG GACTTCTGAGCCAACCAAAATGGGGACACTTGAAGGACCTTCATGCCGCTATTAAACTTTGTGAACCTGCACTTGTTGCCGCTGATTCGCCTCAGTATATGAAATTAGGTCCAAAGCAGGAG GCGCATGTGTACCGTGGAAATATTTTGGACGAAGGACAAATCAGAACTTTCTCCAAAAGTGGGAGTATCTGTGCAGCATTCCTTGCAAATATAGATGAACATAAAGCAGCTGATGCTGAATTTCTCGGTCAAGTATATACTTTACCTCCGTGGTCAGTGAGTATATTGCCAGATTGCAAGCATGTGGCTTTCAACACAGCAAAG GTCGGAGCTCAAACTTCAATAAAGCTCGTGGAGCTTAATTTGCCTTCTTCAAAAATGTATATACCTCAGCTGCTAATGTTTCAAGAAGAAGTTACTTATATTGCACATGACTGGATGACTTTGAAGGAACCAATCGGTTTGTGGAGTAATAATAACTTCACATCTCGAAGCATAATGGAACATTTGAATGTCACAAAAGACAAATCTGATTATTTGTGGTATACCACCAG AATATACATATCAGATGATGAAATATCATTCTGGGAGGAAAATGAGGTCAGTCCAGAACTATCAATTGATAGCATGCGTGATTTGGTTCGTATTTTCATTAATGGGGAGCTTTCAG GCAGTGCAAAAGGGCAGTGGATAAAGGTGGTTCACCCTATTCAACTTGTACAAGGATATAATGACATAGTATTGCTATCTGAAACCGTGGGCTTGCAG AATTATGGAGCCTTCTTAGAGAAAGATGGGGCTGGATTTAGAGGTCGTATTAAGCTTACCAATAGCAAAAATGGGGATATAGATCTTACAGAATCCTCGTGGACCTACCAG GTTGGACTTAAAGGTGAGTTCCTAAAATTATATACTAGGGAGAAAGCCGAATCCGTGAGATGGACCAAGTTGACGCCTGTTGCTACTCCATCAATTTTTTCTTGGTACAAG ACATACTTTGATGCTCCTGGCGGAACTGATCCTGTTGTCCTTAATTTGGGAAGCATGGGAAAGGGACAGGCGTGGGTTAATGGTCACCATATAGGAAGATACTGGAATCTGGTTTCTCCTAAAGGTGGATGTAGAAGTTGTGATTATCGTGGAGCATACTCTTCTGATAAGTGTACTACTAATTGTGGGGACCCTACTCAAATATG GTACCACGTACCGAGGTCATGGTTACAGAGAAATCAAAATCTACTAGTTATGTTTGAGGAAACGGGAGGGAACCCATCTAAAATTACAATTAACACAATTTCTAGCCAAACTATTTGTGGTCAAGTGCCAGAGACGCACTACCCACCTCTTCAAATGTGGTGGCATCCAGATATTACAAAAGGAAAAATCTCGATAAATGATGTGACACCCGAACTGCATTTGCAGTGTGAAGATGAACATACTATCTCTTCAATTGAATTTGCTAGCTATGGAACCCCTCAAGGAAAATGCCAGTACTTCTCCGAAGGCAACTGCCATGCACCTAACTCGTTATCTGTAGTGTCCCAG GCATGTGAGGGACGAAATAGCTGTTCGATTAAAGTTTCAAATGCTGTATTTGGTGACCCATGCCGAGGCACTGTAAAGACTTTATCAGTTGAAGCAAGATGTTCGCCTTCATCATTCTCCAGATCCGCATCAATGAAGTAA
- the LOC141675049 gene encoding protein NO VEIN-LIKE isoform X3: MYGEPPRFNHGPPPPPPPQFNPIFPPNPNFLPPHLNQFLPNPSFPANFPFQNPNFPFQNPNFPPDGPLVNPNEVLEMVDRAVEKARGDLVAAGDSVSTWKVRQAALVILKTDSWDSFGFQMQEVPSLYRLMVTEGKITSLYDLELAICKIEGIEKFEELELGPLLRHPLVVQYFGASPDVRDVFKITSEEIISFISKLIRKKKQKDITVDELLDFIAKKKSVDKKELLSVRIRSLVMHISYIQQGWNSEQAAINKYLGDENMTSGKKSRKLLGSSYKKQLDEHIGVMSEPVCLGDENTTSVKERRKRSVSSPQIDEHVGVSSLTSIHKDIHGKHIRFTSSGSENMSNTLNNDKDDKDGTAPQNPCSYPSPIARFDRSSCPYPSLDEEIKRLRSKGKVGPSPSPATSTLLHNGHNRPLKRKRISEGSSTRNPAHQFLKRDEDEARGLNNNKQQTLSAEKKKQINEVDVARDIDSLRKFISIWKEACMENNVTQVLDMMIEFYETREGKKVKELFMHKPFAELLNVAVEAIKGISDSMHGTPQASNHPGGPNPHSINNTVIDQLSLGMVEDKVLTGRIGEFVAFNYFSGKFGGTCVRWINETHETGFPYDIAVGDEEIGREYIEVKATKSDKKDWFNITAKEWQFAVEKGECYSIARVTLQSNDMAKVTIYKNPARLCQLGQLQLAMLIPRQQHNKEIAVAL, encoded by the exons ATGTACGGAGAACCACCACGCTTCAACCATGgaccaccaccacctccaccacctCAATTCAATCCTATTTTccctccaaaccctaatttcttgcCACCCCATCTCAATCAATTCCTCCCAAACCCCAGTTTTCCCGCCAATTTCCCCtttcaaaaccctaatttcccctttcaaaaccctaattttccACCTGATGGGCCACTGGTTAATCCCAATGAGGTTCTTGAAATGGTCGACAGAGCTGTCGAAAAGGCCCGGGGTGATTTGGTGGCGGCTGGAGATAGTGTGTCTACTTGGAAAGTCAGGCAAGCTGCATTGGTTATACTTAAGACTGATTCGTGGGACTCTTTCGGGTTTCAAATGCAGGAGGTTCCGTCCTTGTATCGACTTATGGTTACCGAAGGAAAG ATTACGTCGTTGtacgatttggaattggcaatTTGCAAGATCGAGGGTATAGAGAAGTTTGAAGAACTTGAGTTAGGCCCTTTATTACGGCACCCACTTGTTGTGCAATATTTTGGTGCAAGTCCTGATGTGAGAGATGTGTTCAAGATTACAAGTGAAGAGATAATTTCTTTCATTTCTAAGTTGATTAGAAAAAAGAAACAGAAAGACATAACAGTTGATGAGCTATTGGATTTCATTGCAAAGAAAAAATCAGTAGATAAGAAAGAATTGCTTAGTGTGCGGATCCGGAGTTTAGT GATGCACATATCTTATATTCAGCAAGGTTGGAATTCCGAACAGGCTGcaattaataaatatttaggGGATGAAAATATGACTTCTGGTAAAAAAAGCAGAAAGCTTCTTGGTTCCTCCTATAAAAAGCAGCTGGATGAGCACATTGGTGTTATGTCAGAGCCTGTATGTTTAGGGGATGAAAATACGACTTCAGTTAAAGAACGACGAAAGCGTTCTGTTTCTTCCCCACAGATTGATGAGCACGTTGGTGTCAGTTCATTGACTTCTATACACAAAGACATTCATGGGAAGCACATTCGATTTACTTCATCAGGTTCTGAAAATATGAGTAACACTTTGAATAATGATAAAGATGACAAAGATGGAACTGCTCCCCAGAATCCATGCAGTTATCCATCACCAATTGCAAGATTTGACCGCAGTAGCTGTCCTTATCCATCTTTGGACGAGGAAATAAAAAGGCTCCGTTCAAAAGGTAAAGTGGGTCCTAGCCCCTCACCTGCTACTAGTACATTATTGCACAACGGGCATAACAGGCCGTTGAAGAGGAAAAGAATATCAGAAGGTTCAAGTACAAGAAACCCAGCACACCAATTTCTGAAAAGAGATGAGGATGAAGCACGTGGCTTGAATAATAATAAACAGCAAACCTTATCAGCAGAGAAAAAGAAGCAAATCAACGAGGTGGATGTTGCACGTGACATTGATTCTCTTAGGAAGTTCATCAGTATCTGGAAGGAGGCATGTATGGAGAACAATGTTACCCAG GTATTGGATATGATGATTGAATTCTACGAAACAAGGGAAGGAAAGAAAGTGAAAGAACTGTTCATGCATAAACCATTTGCAGAATTGCTAAATGTTGCA GTTGAGGCTATTAAAGGAATATCTGATAGTATGCATGGCACTCCACAAGCTTCAAATCACCCAGGTGGACCAAATCCACATTCAATCAACA ATACAGTTATAGATCAACTCTCCCTTGGCATGGTAGAAGATAAAGTGTTGACGGGGAGAATTGGAGAGTTTGTAGCGTTTAACTACTTCTCAGGGAAATTTGGCGGGACTTGTGTTAGATGGATTAATGAAACTCATGAGACAGGCTTTCCTTATGATATTGCTGTAGGTGATGAAGAGATAGGTAGGGAGTACATAGAAGTAAAAGCAACCAAATCTGATAAGAAAGACTGGTTCAACATAACAGCTAAAGAGTGGCAATTTGCAGTTGAGAAAGGGGAATGCTATAGTATCGCACGTGTTACCTTGCAATCTAATGACATGGCTAAGGTCACAATATACAAGAATCCAGCAAGACTCTGCCAGCTAGGACAGCTGCAGTTGGCAATGTTGATACCTAGACAGCAGCATAACAAGGAAATTGCAGTTGCATTATGA
- the LOC141675049 gene encoding protein NO VEIN-LIKE isoform X1: MYGEPPRFNHGPPPPPPPQFNPIFPPNPNFLPPHLNQFLPNPSFPANFPFQNPNFPFQNPNFPPDGPLVNPNEVLEMVDRAVEKARGDLVAAGDSVSTWKVRQAALVILKTDSWDSFGFQMQEVPSLYRLMVTEGKINAFIHCFVGVRKITSLYDLELAICKIEGIEKFEELELGPLLRHPLVVQYFGASPDVRDVFKITSEEIISFISKLIRKKKQKDITVDELLDFIAKKKSVDKKELLSVRIRSLVMHISYIQQGWNSEQAAINKYLGDENMTSGKKSRKLLGSSYKKQLDEHIGVMSEPVCLGDENTTSVKERRKRSVSSPQIDEHVGVSSLTSIHKDIHGKHIRFTSSGSENMSNTLNNDKDDKDGTAPQNPCSYPSPIARFDRSSCPYPSLDEEIKRLRSKGKVGPSPSPATSTLLHNGHNRPLKRKRISEGSSTRNPAHQFLKRDEDEARGLNNNKQQTLSAEKKKQINEVDVARDIDSLRKFISIWKEACMENNVTQVLDMMIEFYETREGKKVKELFMHKPFAELLNVAVEAIKGISDSMHGTPQASNHPGGPNPHSINNTVIDQLSLGMVEDKVLTGRIGEFVAFNYFSGKFGGTCVRWINETHETGFPYDIAVGDEEIGREYIEVKATKSDKKDWFNITAKEWQFAVEKGECYSIARVTLQSNDMAKVTIYKNPARLCQLGQLQLAMLIPRQQHNKEIAVAL, translated from the exons ATGTACGGAGAACCACCACGCTTCAACCATGgaccaccaccacctccaccacctCAATTCAATCCTATTTTccctccaaaccctaatttcttgcCACCCCATCTCAATCAATTCCTCCCAAACCCCAGTTTTCCCGCCAATTTCCCCtttcaaaaccctaatttcccctttcaaaaccctaattttccACCTGATGGGCCACTGGTTAATCCCAATGAGGTTCTTGAAATGGTCGACAGAGCTGTCGAAAAGGCCCGGGGTGATTTGGTGGCGGCTGGAGATAGTGTGTCTACTTGGAAAGTCAGGCAAGCTGCATTGGTTATACTTAAGACTGATTCGTGGGACTCTTTCGGGTTTCAAATGCAGGAGGTTCCGTCCTTGTATCGACTTATGGTTACCGAAGGAAAG ATTAATGCATTTATTCACTGCTTTGTCGGTGTTCGGAAGATTACGTCGTTGtacgatttggaattggcaatTTGCAAGATCGAGGGTATAGAGAAGTTTGAAGAACTTGAGTTAGGCCCTTTATTACGGCACCCACTTGTTGTGCAATATTTTGGTGCAAGTCCTGATGTGAGAGATGTGTTCAAGATTACAAGTGAAGAGATAATTTCTTTCATTTCTAAGTTGATTAGAAAAAAGAAACAGAAAGACATAACAGTTGATGAGCTATTGGATTTCATTGCAAAGAAAAAATCAGTAGATAAGAAAGAATTGCTTAGTGTGCGGATCCGGAGTTTAGT GATGCACATATCTTATATTCAGCAAGGTTGGAATTCCGAACAGGCTGcaattaataaatatttaggGGATGAAAATATGACTTCTGGTAAAAAAAGCAGAAAGCTTCTTGGTTCCTCCTATAAAAAGCAGCTGGATGAGCACATTGGTGTTATGTCAGAGCCTGTATGTTTAGGGGATGAAAATACGACTTCAGTTAAAGAACGACGAAAGCGTTCTGTTTCTTCCCCACAGATTGATGAGCACGTTGGTGTCAGTTCATTGACTTCTATACACAAAGACATTCATGGGAAGCACATTCGATTTACTTCATCAGGTTCTGAAAATATGAGTAACACTTTGAATAATGATAAAGATGACAAAGATGGAACTGCTCCCCAGAATCCATGCAGTTATCCATCACCAATTGCAAGATTTGACCGCAGTAGCTGTCCTTATCCATCTTTGGACGAGGAAATAAAAAGGCTCCGTTCAAAAGGTAAAGTGGGTCCTAGCCCCTCACCTGCTACTAGTACATTATTGCACAACGGGCATAACAGGCCGTTGAAGAGGAAAAGAATATCAGAAGGTTCAAGTACAAGAAACCCAGCACACCAATTTCTGAAAAGAGATGAGGATGAAGCACGTGGCTTGAATAATAATAAACAGCAAACCTTATCAGCAGAGAAAAAGAAGCAAATCAACGAGGTGGATGTTGCACGTGACATTGATTCTCTTAGGAAGTTCATCAGTATCTGGAAGGAGGCATGTATGGAGAACAATGTTACCCAG GTATTGGATATGATGATTGAATTCTACGAAACAAGGGAAGGAAAGAAAGTGAAAGAACTGTTCATGCATAAACCATTTGCAGAATTGCTAAATGTTGCA GTTGAGGCTATTAAAGGAATATCTGATAGTATGCATGGCACTCCACAAGCTTCAAATCACCCAGGTGGACCAAATCCACATTCAATCAACA ATACAGTTATAGATCAACTCTCCCTTGGCATGGTAGAAGATAAAGTGTTGACGGGGAGAATTGGAGAGTTTGTAGCGTTTAACTACTTCTCAGGGAAATTTGGCGGGACTTGTGTTAGATGGATTAATGAAACTCATGAGACAGGCTTTCCTTATGATATTGCTGTAGGTGATGAAGAGATAGGTAGGGAGTACATAGAAGTAAAAGCAACCAAATCTGATAAGAAAGACTGGTTCAACATAACAGCTAAAGAGTGGCAATTTGCAGTTGAGAAAGGGGAATGCTATAGTATCGCACGTGTTACCTTGCAATCTAATGACATGGCTAAGGTCACAATATACAAGAATCCAGCAAGACTCTGCCAGCTAGGACAGCTGCAGTTGGCAATGTTGATACCTAGACAGCAGCATAACAAGGAAATTGCAGTTGCATTATGA
- the LOC141675049 gene encoding protein NO VEIN-LIKE isoform X2, whose product MYGEPPRFNHGPPPPPPPQFNPIFPPNPNFLPPHLNQFLPNPSFPANFPFQNPNFPFQNPNFPPDGPLVNPNEVLEMVDRAVEKARGDLVAAGDSVSTWKVRQAALVILKTDSWDSFGFQMQEVPSLYRLMVTEGKINAFIHCFVGVRKITSLYDLELAICKIEGIEKFEELELGPLLRHPLVVQYFGASPDVRDVFKITSEEIISFISKLIRKKKQKDITVDELLDFIAKKKSVDKKELLSVRIRSLVMHISYIQQGWNSEQAAINKYLGDENMTSGKKSRKLLGSSYKKQLDEHIGVMSEPVCLGDENTTSVKERRKRSVSSPQIDEHVGVSSLTSIHKDIHGKHIRFTSSGSENMSNTLNNDKDDKDGTAPQNPCSYPSPIARFDRSSCPYPSLDEEIKRLRSKGKVGPSPSPATSTLLHNGHNRPLKRKRISEGSSTRNPAHQFLKRDEDEARGLNNNKQQTLSAEKKKQINEVDVARDIDSLRKFISIWKEACMENNVTQVLDMMIEFYETREGKKVKELFMHKPFAELLNVAVEAIKGISDSMHGTPQASNHPGGPNPHSINIIDQLSLGMVEDKVLTGRIGEFVAFNYFSGKFGGTCVRWINETHETGFPYDIAVGDEEIGREYIEVKATKSDKKDWFNITAKEWQFAVEKGECYSIARVTLQSNDMAKVTIYKNPARLCQLGQLQLAMLIPRQQHNKEIAVAL is encoded by the exons ATGTACGGAGAACCACCACGCTTCAACCATGgaccaccaccacctccaccacctCAATTCAATCCTATTTTccctccaaaccctaatttcttgcCACCCCATCTCAATCAATTCCTCCCAAACCCCAGTTTTCCCGCCAATTTCCCCtttcaaaaccctaatttcccctttcaaaaccctaattttccACCTGATGGGCCACTGGTTAATCCCAATGAGGTTCTTGAAATGGTCGACAGAGCTGTCGAAAAGGCCCGGGGTGATTTGGTGGCGGCTGGAGATAGTGTGTCTACTTGGAAAGTCAGGCAAGCTGCATTGGTTATACTTAAGACTGATTCGTGGGACTCTTTCGGGTTTCAAATGCAGGAGGTTCCGTCCTTGTATCGACTTATGGTTACCGAAGGAAAG ATTAATGCATTTATTCACTGCTTTGTCGGTGTTCGGAAGATTACGTCGTTGtacgatttggaattggcaatTTGCAAGATCGAGGGTATAGAGAAGTTTGAAGAACTTGAGTTAGGCCCTTTATTACGGCACCCACTTGTTGTGCAATATTTTGGTGCAAGTCCTGATGTGAGAGATGTGTTCAAGATTACAAGTGAAGAGATAATTTCTTTCATTTCTAAGTTGATTAGAAAAAAGAAACAGAAAGACATAACAGTTGATGAGCTATTGGATTTCATTGCAAAGAAAAAATCAGTAGATAAGAAAGAATTGCTTAGTGTGCGGATCCGGAGTTTAGT GATGCACATATCTTATATTCAGCAAGGTTGGAATTCCGAACAGGCTGcaattaataaatatttaggGGATGAAAATATGACTTCTGGTAAAAAAAGCAGAAAGCTTCTTGGTTCCTCCTATAAAAAGCAGCTGGATGAGCACATTGGTGTTATGTCAGAGCCTGTATGTTTAGGGGATGAAAATACGACTTCAGTTAAAGAACGACGAAAGCGTTCTGTTTCTTCCCCACAGATTGATGAGCACGTTGGTGTCAGTTCATTGACTTCTATACACAAAGACATTCATGGGAAGCACATTCGATTTACTTCATCAGGTTCTGAAAATATGAGTAACACTTTGAATAATGATAAAGATGACAAAGATGGAACTGCTCCCCAGAATCCATGCAGTTATCCATCACCAATTGCAAGATTTGACCGCAGTAGCTGTCCTTATCCATCTTTGGACGAGGAAATAAAAAGGCTCCGTTCAAAAGGTAAAGTGGGTCCTAGCCCCTCACCTGCTACTAGTACATTATTGCACAACGGGCATAACAGGCCGTTGAAGAGGAAAAGAATATCAGAAGGTTCAAGTACAAGAAACCCAGCACACCAATTTCTGAAAAGAGATGAGGATGAAGCACGTGGCTTGAATAATAATAAACAGCAAACCTTATCAGCAGAGAAAAAGAAGCAAATCAACGAGGTGGATGTTGCACGTGACATTGATTCTCTTAGGAAGTTCATCAGTATCTGGAAGGAGGCATGTATGGAGAACAATGTTACCCAG GTATTGGATATGATGATTGAATTCTACGAAACAAGGGAAGGAAAGAAAGTGAAAGAACTGTTCATGCATAAACCATTTGCAGAATTGCTAAATGTTGCA GTTGAGGCTATTAAAGGAATATCTGATAGTATGCATGGCACTCCACAAGCTTCAAATCACCCAGGTGGACCAAATCCACATTCAATCAACA TTATAGATCAACTCTCCCTTGGCATGGTAGAAGATAAAGTGTTGACGGGGAGAATTGGAGAGTTTGTAGCGTTTAACTACTTCTCAGGGAAATTTGGCGGGACTTGTGTTAGATGGATTAATGAAACTCATGAGACAGGCTTTCCTTATGATATTGCTGTAGGTGATGAAGAGATAGGTAGGGAGTACATAGAAGTAAAAGCAACCAAATCTGATAAGAAAGACTGGTTCAACATAACAGCTAAAGAGTGGCAATTTGCAGTTGAGAAAGGGGAATGCTATAGTATCGCACGTGTTACCTTGCAATCTAATGACATGGCTAAGGTCACAATATACAAGAATCCAGCAAGACTCTGCCAGCTAGGACAGCTGCAGTTGGCAATGTTGATACCTAGACAGCAGCATAACAAGGAAATTGCAGTTGCATTATGA